One window from the genome of Alnus glutinosa chromosome 13, dhAlnGlut1.1, whole genome shotgun sequence encodes:
- the LOC133854628 gene encoding GDT1-like protein 1, chloroplastic produces MRSLTLSESVLGAKSVPSCFLFSLSSRLKKQNSKPSGPDPSLIFARYSSRWSANTGYFLQRTTGSSDGLELRCLDYRTCKVNSESTPVMDDCCVLYESLEKNNSRRECHIATDIVASNDSFGGIMKFLLAFGFLTLQGSQPALAVSDIASGLQSIPYLGDLGDISTGFASAFLLIFFSELGDKTFFIAALLAARNSAAVVFTGTFGALAAMTIISVGLGRTFHYIDEILPFRFGETDLPIDDIAAVFLLVYFGVSTLLDATSSDSLKAEDEQKEAELAVSKFSGNGAGILSAASTVISTFALVFVAEWGDKSFFSTIALAAASSPLGVIGGALAGHGVATLIAVLGGSILGTFLSEKAIAYIGGVLFLVFAAVTLIEIVS; encoded by the exons atgcgAAGCTTGACGCTCTCAGAGAGCGTGTTGGGGGCAAAGTCAGTGCCTTCatgtttcttgttttctttgagTTCACGCTTGAAGAAGCAGAATTCCAAGCCTTCTGGTCCAGACCCAAGTCTCATTTTTGCGAG ATATTCAAGCCGATGGTCTGCAAACACTGGATACTTTTTACAAAGAACCACTGGAAGTTCAGATGGTCTT GAATTAAGGTGTCTTGACTACAGGACCTGCAAAGTGAATTCAGAATCAACGCCAGTGATGGATGATTGCTGTGTTTTGTACGAATCACTTGAAAAGAATAATTCAAGAAGGGAATGTCACATAGCTACTGATATAGTTGCTTCTAATGATTCATTCGGTGGTATTATGAAGTTTTTGCTGGCGTTTGGGTTTCTCACACTTCAAGGCTCTCAACCAGCACTTGCTGTTTCAGACATTGCTAGCGGGTTGCAGTCAATCCCTTATTTAGGGGACCTTGGTGATATTAGCACAGGTTTTGCTTCA GCATTCTTGCTGATCTTTTTCTCAGAACTAGGGGACAAGACCTTTTTTATTGCG GCGCTTCTAGCAGCTAGGAACTCTGCTGCTGTTGTTTTTACTGGGACTTTTGGTGCACTTGC GGCAATGACCATCATATCTGTTGGCCTTGGACGAACTTTTCACTACATTGATGAAATCCTACCATTCAG GTTCGGTGAAACTGATTTGCCCATTGATGACATTGCCGCAGTTTTCCTTTTG GTATATTTTGGGGTTTCAACCTTGCTTGATGCCACCTCAAGTGATAGTCTAAAAGCAGAAGATGAACAAAAGgag GCAGAGTTAGcggtttcaaaattttcaggaaATGGTGCTGGTATCTTATCTGCCGCTAGTACCGTTATTAGCACTTTTGCCTTAGTTTTTGTTGCTGAATGGGGTGACAAATCATTTTTCTCCACAATAG CACTTGCTGCCGCATCTTCGCCCCTCGGAGTCATCGGGGGAGCACTAGCCGGTCATGGCGTCGCAACTCTG ATTGCTGTTTTGGGAGGTTCAATACTGGGGACATTTTTGTCAGAGAAG GCCATTGCCTACATTGGAGGTGTTCTTTTTCTCGTCTTTGCCGCAGTAACATTGATTGAGATAGTAAGTTAG
- the LOC133854519 gene encoding dirigent protein-like, with translation MESNIQILAFFLFFLLLGSMAAPAQKAKDRRPCRRLVFYFHDIVYNGKNSKNATSAIVGAPAWANTTTMAGQNHFGDLVVFDDPITLDNNLHSTPVGRAQGFYVYDKKDIFTAWLGFSFVFNSTQHKGSINFAGADPLMNKTRDISVVGGTGDFFMARGIATLMTDAFEGEVYFRLRVDIQLYECW, from the coding sequence ATGGaatcaaatattcaaattttagctttcttcctcttcttcctacTCCTTGGATCCATGGCTGCACCCGCCCAGAAAGCGAAAGACCGCCGCCCTTGCAGAAGGTTGGTTTTCTATTTCCATGACATTGTTTACAATGGCAAGAACTCGAAGAATGCCACTTCAGCCATTGTTGGTGCACCAGCTTGGGCCAACACGACCACAATGGCAGGACAAAACCATTTTGGTGACTTGGTTGTGTTTGATGACCCCATTACCTTAGACAACAATCTACACTCAACCCCAGTTGGTCGTGCCCAAGGCTTTTATGTTTATGACAAAAAGGATATTTTCACTGCTTGGCTTGGCTTCTCCTTTGTTTTCAACTCCACGCAGCATAAGGGGAGCATAAACTTTGCTGGGGCTGATCCGCTGATGAACAAGACAAGGGATATTTCGGTGGTTGGTGGCACTGGTGACTTCTTCATGGCTAGAGGTATAGCCACTTTGATGACTGATGCTTTTGAGGGAGAAGTTTATTTCCGACTTCGTGTTGATATTCAATTGTACGAGTGCTGGTGA
- the LOC133854959 gene encoding disease resistance response protein 206-like, which yields MGGRYYYVVVFCFLTLLAVSSAFQGKKQYKPCKSLSLYFHDIIYNGENAANATSAIVAAPEGANLTILAGQFHFGNIAVFDDPITLDNNLHSKPVGRAQGLYIYDTKNTFTSWLGFTFVLNSTDHQGTINFNGADPILAKTRDISIVGGTGDFFMHRGIATIMTDAFEGEVYFRLHVDIKFYECW from the coding sequence ATGGGAGGCAGATACTACTACGTCGTCGTCTTCTGTTTCCTTACGTTACTTGCTGTATCTTCGGCCTTCCAGGGCAAGAAACAGTACAAACCATGCAAAAGCCTGAGCTTGTACTTCCACGACATCATCTACAATGGCGAAAATGCTGCAAACGCCACATCTGCTATCGTAGCAGCTCCTGAAGGGGCTAACTTAACCATCCTGGCAGGCCAATTTCATTTCGGGAACATTGCGGTTTTCGACGACCCCATCACCCTTGACAACAATCTACACTCGAAGCCCGTGGGCAGGGCACAAGGCCTTTACATTTATGACACAAAGAACACCTTCACGTCTTGGCTGGGCTTCACATTTGTTCTTAATAGCACGGACCACCAAGGCACCATAAATTTCAACGGAGCTGATCCAATCTTGGCGAAGACCAGGGACATTTCCATTGTTGGTGGGACTGGAGATTTTTTCATGCACCGTGGAATTGCAACTATAATGACTGATGCATTTGAAGGGGAAGTGTATTTCAGGCTCCATGTCGACATTAAGTTCTATGAATGTTGGTAA